In the genome of Desulfovibrio desulfuricans, one region contains:
- the acs gene encoding acetate--CoA ligase: protein MSQERITTLLNENRSYLPPEHGKTSAWVCGPEEYNALCSRALEDPNDFWGARASQLIHWFKRWDKVLEADEVNHKYKWFTGGKLNASFNCIDRHLISGRRNKAALIWQGEKETDVRCYTYQMLYTEVCRVAHALSSLRIRKGDHVALYMPMIPELFIAMLACARIGAIHTAIFSGYAEGGVRSRIQGCKARVVITADAAVRGGKYKPLKANLDPILEKCPSVAHVVVVKHAGIDGVNMQRNRDVWWHDLIDDFTLNPDFPCEPMDANDTLFLLHTSGSTGKPTGVMHSTGGYLTYAAHSTQWCFDMRDDDVYWCTADAGWITGHTYGVYGPLSLGATTLMFEGVPTWPYPDRYWRIVENFRVNIFYTAPTVIRSLMRMNEAWTERYDLRSLRILGSVGEPINPEAWHWYHKNIGGGELPIVDTWWQTETGGAMIAPMPYATKLKPGSASKPLPGIDAAVIGTASRDGDEAEAGSKAGHLVIRRPWPGMMQGVYNDEEKYQSYFSRFGCYSSGDAAEVDQDGYFWILGRVDDSINVSGHRLSTAEIEAVLAACPEVGEAAVVPMPHALKGEGIYAYVVTRDEVPWSAQLRVKLRDAVRRDIGALASPEYIQFVDAMPKTTSGKIIRRMLRKIAGDSYEDIGDTTSLAEPDVIGKIIEGHRNLVAGRHETESAPEGAAAEQA, encoded by the coding sequence ATGTCCCAGGAAAGGATCACAACGCTGTTAAATGAGAACCGCAGCTATCTTCCACCTGAGCACGGCAAAACTTCTGCATGGGTATGTGGGCCAGAAGAATATAATGCTCTCTGCAGCCGCGCACTGGAAGACCCCAATGATTTTTGGGGTGCGCGAGCATCGCAGTTGATCCATTGGTTTAAGCGCTGGGACAAAGTACTTGAAGCTGATGAGGTAAACCACAAATACAAGTGGTTTACAGGCGGCAAACTTAATGCCTCCTTTAACTGCATAGACAGGCACCTCATCTCTGGGCGGCGCAACAAGGCCGCGCTTATCTGGCAGGGCGAAAAAGAAACTGATGTTCGCTGCTATACCTACCAGATGCTGTATACTGAAGTGTGCCGCGTGGCTCATGCGTTGAGCTCGTTGCGCATCCGCAAGGGCGATCATGTGGCTTTGTACATGCCCATGATCCCCGAGCTGTTTATCGCCATGCTGGCCTGCGCCCGCATTGGCGCCATCCACACCGCCATTTTCTCCGGCTATGCCGAGGGCGGCGTCCGCAGCCGTATTCAGGGCTGCAAGGCGCGCGTCGTCATAACCGCAGATGCGGCTGTGCGCGGCGGCAAGTACAAGCCCCTCAAGGCCAACCTTGACCCCATCCTCGAAAAGTGCCCCTCCGTGGCCCATGTGGTTGTGGTCAAACACGCCGGCATTGACGGCGTCAACATGCAGCGCAACCGCGACGTGTGGTGGCATGACCTTATCGACGACTTTACCCTGAACCCCGATTTTCCGTGCGAACCAATGGACGCCAACGACACGCTCTTTCTGCTGCACACGAGCGGCAGTACGGGCAAGCCCACAGGCGTCATGCACTCGACGGGCGGCTACCTTACCTACGCGGCGCACTCCACGCAGTGGTGCTTCGACATGCGCGACGACGACGTATACTGGTGCACGGCCGACGCAGGCTGGATCACCGGCCACACCTACGGCGTATACGGGCCGCTTTCGCTTGGAGCCACCACCCTCATGTTTGAAGGCGTGCCGACGTGGCCGTACCCTGACCGCTACTGGCGCATTGTGGAAAACTTCCGGGTCAACATCTTCTACACCGCGCCTACGGTCATCCGCTCGCTCATGCGCATGAACGAGGCCTGGACAGAGCGCTACGACCTGCGCAGCCTGCGCATTCTCGGCAGCGTGGGCGAACCCATCAACCCCGAAGCGTGGCACTGGTACCACAAAAATATCGGCGGCGGCGAGCTGCCCATTGTGGACACATGGTGGCAGACCGAAACCGGCGGCGCAATGATAGCCCCCATGCCCTACGCCACCAAGCTCAAGCCCGGTTCGGCCTCCAAGCCGCTGCCCGGCATTGACGCTGCGGTTATCGGCACGGCCTCCCGCGACGGGGACGAAGCCGAGGCCGGCAGCAAGGCTGGCCACCTGGTCATCCGCCGCCCGTGGCCCGGCATGATGCAGGGCGTGTATAATGATGAAGAGAAATACCAGTCCTACTTTTCGCGCTTCGGCTGTTATTCGTCCGGCGACGCTGCGGAAGTTGACCAGGATGGGTACTTCTGGATTCTGGGCCGCGTCGACGACTCCATCAACGTGTCGGGGCACCGCCTGTCCACGGCTGAAATCGAAGCCGTGCTGGCCGCCTGCCCCGAAGTAGGCGAAGCGGCCGTGGTGCCCATGCCGCATGCTCTCAAGGGCGAAGGCATTTACGCCTATGTGGTCACCCGCGACGAAGTGCCGTGGAGCGCCCAGTTGCGCGTCAAACTGCGCGACGCCGTGCGCCGCGACATCGGCGCGCTGGCCAGCCCGGAATACATCCAGTTTGTGGACGCCATGCCCAAGACCACCTCGGGCAAGATCATACGCCGCATGCTGCGCAAAATCGCAGGCGACAGCTATGAAGACATCGGCGACACCACTTCGCTGGCCGAACCGGATGTCATTGGCAAGATCATAGAAGGACACCGCAACCTTGTTGCAGGCAGACACGAAACGGAAAGCGCCCCCGAAGGCGCAGCTGCCGAGCAAGCCTGA
- a CDS encoding FeoA family protein: MSQIVNLRQMQVGQQGRIAAVEALGEMNRRIRDMGLIPGTTVSIVGRAPLKDPVALRLSGVTISLRNSEADFIKVDLSGASN; encoded by the coding sequence ATGAGCCAGATTGTCAATCTGCGTCAGATGCAAGTTGGACAGCAGGGCAGGATTGCCGCTGTGGAAGCCCTTGGTGAAATGAACCGCCGTATACGCGACATGGGCCTTATCCCGGGCACTACAGTTTCTATTGTTGGACGTGCGCCCCTTAAGGATCCTGTTGCATTGCGCCTTTCTGGCGTAACCATCTCCCTGCGCAACAGCGAAGCCGACTTCATAAAAGTTGACCTCTCTGGCGCATCCAACTAG
- a CDS encoding Maf family protein, with amino-acid sequence MTSSLCHCAPPAGASEILCPLFRLSPGFELLLASGSPRRRQFLNEWGLPFRLALPNAEEPRPLQGEPPEAYTRRAATAKALAVAQTLRQQAAHKAADGAPAASPQPVILAADTVVAIGGDILGKPDNPAHALSMLARLNGASHEVISAVCLLLPAQPALTPAAQALADVPASISYTEASASGNANTAFNLQETLVGSFCMLTFSDVSRVFFHHWPMPVLQAYVDTGEPTDKAGAYAIQGQGAVLVERVEGSWSTVVGLPVTALAQVMMDRGLMLPCRC; translated from the coding sequence ATGACATCCAGTCTTTGCCACTGCGCCCCGCCAGCAGGCGCCAGCGAGATATTATGCCCGCTGTTTCGTCTTTCGCCCGGTTTTGAGCTTTTGCTGGCGTCGGGCTCGCCCCGCAGGCGTCAGTTTTTGAACGAGTGGGGGCTGCCCTTCCGTCTGGCGCTGCCCAATGCGGAGGAACCCCGCCCGCTGCAGGGTGAACCGCCCGAGGCCTACACGCGCCGCGCCGCAACGGCCAAGGCGCTGGCGGTGGCCCAGACCCTGCGCCAGCAGGCGGCGCACAAGGCCGCTGATGGCGCACCCGCCGCGTCGCCCCAGCCGGTCATACTGGCGGCGGACACGGTCGTGGCCATCGGCGGCGACATCCTGGGCAAACCGGACAATCCCGCGCATGCCCTGAGCATGCTCGCCCGACTCAACGGCGCGAGCCACGAGGTGATCAGCGCAGTTTGCCTGCTGCTGCCCGCCCAGCCTGCACTTACCCCCGCAGCTCAAGCTCTGGCAGATGTTCCGGCCAGTATTTCCTATACCGAGGCCAGCGCCTCGGGCAACGCCAACACGGCGTTCAACCTTCAGGAAACGCTCGTGGGTTCCTTTTGCATGCTGACCTTCAGCGATGTGAGCCGGGTTTTCTTTCATCATTGGCCCATGCCGGTGCTGCAGGCCTATGTGGACACGGGAGAGCCCACCGACAAGGCGGGCGCGTACGCTATTCAGGGCCAGGGGGCCGTGCTGGTCGAGCGGGTCGAAGGCTCGTGGAGCACCGTGGTAGGGCTCCCCGTCACAGCATTGGCTCAGGTCATGATGGACCGGGGCCTCATGCTGCCCTGCCGCTGCTGA
- the yfcE gene encoding phosphodiesterase, giving the protein MRLLVASDLHGSAESLRFLLNKAHELAPDALVLLGDLVYHGPRNPLPQGYDTRSVLQTMPDLSALPCPVIAVRGNCDAEVDLGLLPFDVAESAWIDADGLNIFASHGHHLPERPPCPGVKPGTVLLRGHTHVPRGETIAGLHFWNPGSLSLPKSGSPRTYGVIDQGVFSVLDMQGGVLLRHAPAAV; this is encoded by the coding sequence ATGCGCCTGCTGGTTGCTTCTGACCTGCACGGCTCTGCGGAGAGCCTGCGCTTTTTGCTGAACAAGGCGCACGAGCTGGCCCCCGATGCACTGGTGCTGCTGGGCGATCTTGTCTACCACGGCCCGCGCAATCCCTTGCCGCAGGGCTACGACACGCGTTCGGTGCTGCAAACCATGCCCGACCTGTCTGCCTTGCCCTGCCCGGTCATTGCCGTGCGCGGCAACTGCGACGCGGAGGTTGATTTGGGGCTGCTGCCCTTTGACGTTGCGGAATCAGCCTGGATCGACGCCGACGGCCTGAATATTTTTGCCAGCCACGGCCACCACCTGCCCGAGCGCCCCCCGTGCCCCGGCGTCAAGCCCGGCACGGTGTTGCTGCGCGGTCATACCCATGTACCGCGCGGCGAGACCATTGCCGGCCTGCACTTCTGGAATCCCGGTTCCCTCTCCCTGCCCAAGAGCGGCTCGCCGCGCACGTACGGCGTTATCGACCAGGGCGTCTTCAGCGTGCTGGACATGCAGGGCGGCGTACTTTTGCGGCATGCCCCCGCAGCCGTCTAG